The following are from one region of the Aspergillus luchuensis IFO 4308 DNA, chromosome 4, nearly complete sequence genome:
- the tof1 gene encoding putative DNA repair protein (Tof1) (BUSCO:EOG09260H81;~COG:L;~EggNog:ENOG410PGK4;~InterPro:IPR006906;~PFAM:PF04821), giving the protein MENEEPVLSAPDVQVVDPDVRAHVYSLVTALGGFNGEDADKYVLGDDALACLRDIKRWLKLYDEKHNRMDVARCLGEANLVNGDLLPILAVWASSKKQTKYMSRIALACLELLVPLTWPVELHGELTINHHRHIPYIQHVHVSYKRGLLSHASTSYLRTIIRVGIPSMAIPRSERTTRDEGILKLLLYLLRNIALITPNTRLAAEGDEEETSRSATINAFQDQDVFALLLTMCSNVGDDFTMQDVALLEILFHLIRGVNVEKLFMDDEQRTAKRTDELDDLLRQESSLRREYAKNAPTRHGRFGTMIWVKRDDAKYSTVSGQNVLKDSQATLQKMDETKKWNKPLIRRKPQDLTVHNDFSTPVHLNSTASNNLRMFVEEFLDSGFNPLLTHVRKAIEREADRVMDINTRQFLYTTAWFLEAERARRARQRKKHAESEKPAKELEPDSFGLVAGVLNQETFVFLNRAMQYALDNKDWEDLNAGMRCFTQILLTVQDMAQSPLEEDQEIAENIQNRIFYEETTHDRVLAVIRGYKDQPFGYLDACTELTHVFLRMLERYSKENLDMQVRSRRRARRKAKDVEGAGNDENDEENGSEDEDRMEAERVSKERKFDFRRFAAKFCNQKCVDTFVAFTKHYKELNTEQLKRAHRYFYRIAFKQELSVLLFRLDIINLFYRMIKGPGALDSSKPIFKEWEEFVRQIIRRLTKRLDQRPALFVELLFSKINATTFYLEYGHERQTVTRARKAPAELEIDPRQAHTIEEKISIMVPALVLDGEEDLVSWVSDVLGSAVEEREAWEAQEKALREAGAENSRMPNPMISVKARDDACQQAMFSNAKLRLLMTLVKFERLGAEDVPGAAWVIPSAPKAQDLREMKSFIDKYFEKAKRGTLGRDPRELIRRKYGGGKKSSDNQYNPDIHFGDDSEGEDEVPDGPLFPPNPRAAPNPAKKPTKKKKRKERDPDDEDEDDSVDEETLEERRRARLENSRARLAKIKSDLYVHASDEDTDEEGDKEFFLLEEKRRKEQAQRIRHALLTGMTEDGDGPTNKKGQRKRQTNLTRTGEAKSKRQRRGKQTDEVDEDDDVVMGNMDAPSPMSEKEGTPSEEADDGFNFDDDLVFSRDREKLLGSAGTEDQDSSKPDEAMAQDEDDDDAPVVATNRRRMRAGFVVDSDSE; this is encoded by the exons ATGGAGAACGAAGAACCAGTGCTGTCTGCACCGGACGTGCAGGTAGTGGACCCTGATGTCCGCGCCCATGTCTATAGTCTCGTCACTGCC TTGGGTGGTTTCAATGGCGAAGATGCAGACAAGTATGTGCTGGGAGATGACGCTCTGGCTTGTCTCCGGGATATTAAACGCTGGCTGAAGCTATACGATGAGAAACACAACCGGATGGATGTGGCACGGTGCTTGGGAGAAGCCAATCTTGTCAACGGAGATTTGCTACCCATCCTGGCAGTCTGGGCGAGCAGCAAGAAACAAACCAAATACATGTCTAGGATCGCATTGGCATGCT TAGAGCTGCTGGTCCCTTTGACATGGCCGGTAGAACTACACGGGGAATTGACAATCAACCATCATCGGCATATACCATACATACAACATGTCCACGTTTCATACAAGCGAGGCCTACTAAGTCATGCTAGCACCAGCTACCTTCGAACTATTATCCGCGTCGGCATTCCGAGCATGGCCATCCCGCGATCCGAGCGAACGACCCGCGACGAAGGCATCCTCAAATTACTTCTTTATCTCCTCCGGAATATTGCTTTGATAACCCCAAATACTCGTCTCGCGGCGgaaggcgacgaggaggaaacCTCGAGATCTGCAACAATCAACGCCTTCCAGGATCAGGATGTCTTCGCTCTGCTTCTGACTATGTGCTCCAACGTTGGCGACGACTTCACCATGCAAGATGTTGCTCTTCTGGAGATATTGTTTCATCTGATAAGGGGTGTTAATGTGGAGAAGCTATTCATGGATGATGAGCAACGAACAGCGAAACGGACGGACGAGCTAGACGACCTGCTGCGCCAGGAGTCGTCTTTGCGGAGAGAGTACGCGAAGAACGCACCAACTCGACATGGACGCTTTGGAACCATGATCTGGGTCAAGCGTGATGATGCCAAGTATTCGACCGTCTCAGGGCAAAACGTGCTCAAAGACAGCCAGGCGACCCTTCAAAAGATGGACGAGACCAAGAAGTGGAACAAGCCACTGATTCGGCGAAAGCCACAAGATTTGACTGTTCACAATGACTTCAGCACTCCGGTCCACCTAAACTCGACTGCCTCCAACAATCTGCGGATGTTCGTTGAAGAGTTTCTGGACTCAGGCTTCAATCCCCTTCTCACTCATGTACGAAAGGCAATCGAACGTGAAGCAGACCGGGTCATGGACATCAACACGCGCCAGTTTCTCTACACTACTGCCTGGTTTCTCGAAGCGGAGCGAGCACGTCGGGCACGCCAACGCAAGAAGCATGCAGAGAGCGAAAAGCCGGCAAAGGAGCTTGAACCCGATAGCTTCGGTCTAGTTGCGGGCGTCCTAAATCAAGAAACATTCGTCTTCTTGAATCGCGCTATGCAGTATGCGCTGGATAACAAGGACTGGGAAGATCTCAACGCTGGAATGCGCTGTTTCACCCAGATCTTGTTGACCGTGCAGGACATGGCCCAGTCTCCGCtcgaagaagaccaagagatTGCTGAAAACATCCAAAATCGTATCTTTTACGAAGAAACAACCCATGACCGCGTCCTCGCTGTTATTCGTGGATACAAGGATCAACCGTTTGGGTATCTGGATGCGTGCACTGAACTCACTCACGTCTTCTTGCGAATGTTGGAGCGTTATTCGAAGGAGAACCTCGATATGCAAGTGCGATCTCGCCGACGTGCCAGACGCAAAGCCAAGGATGTAGAAGGTGCTGGTAATGACgagaatgatgaagagaatggctccgaagatgaagatcgcATGGAAGCAGAACGAGTGTCCAAAGAGCGCAAGTTCGATTTCAGACGGTTTGCCGCCAAATTTTGCAATCAGAAATGCGTTGACACCTTTGTTGCTTTCACTAAGCACTACAAGGAGTTGAACACTGAGCAGCTAAAACGCGCCCACCGTTACTTTTACAGAATTGCTTTCAAGCAAGAACTGAGTGTTCTGCTATTCCGACTCGATATCATCAACCTCTTCTACCGGATGATTAAAGGCCCAGGCGCCTTGGATTCAAGTAAACCGATCTTCAAAGAGTGGGAAGAATTTGTGCGTCAGATTATCCGGCGATTGACAAAGAGGCTCGACCAACGGCCTGCCCTGTTCGTGGAGCTGCTGTTCAGTAAGATCAACGCGACTACATTCTACCTCGAATATGGTCACGAGCGGCAGACAGTCACCCGTGCCAGGAAGGCTCCAGCAGAACTAGAGATCGACCCCCGACAGGCTCATACAATTGAAGAGAAAATCAGCATCATGGTGCCTGCATTGGTcttggatggggaggaagatctgGTCAGTTGGGTCAGCGATGTGTTGGGGTCGGcagtggaagagagagaggcttGGGAAGCCCAGGAGAAGGCCCTGCGCGAGGCGGGTGCGGAGAATTCCAGAATGCCCAATCCTATGATtt CTGTGAAAGCGCGCGACGATGCATGCCAGCAGGCCATGTTTTCCAACGCGAAGCTCCGTCTTCTGATGACATTGGTCAAGTTTGAACGACTTGGTGCAGAGGACGTGCCTGGAGCAGCCTGGGTCATTCCTTCTGCTCCAAAGGCCCAGGATCTCAGAGAGATGAAGTCATTTATCGACAAATACTTCGAGAAAGCTAAGCGAGGGACACTCGGACGAGACCCCCGTGAGCTGATCCGACGGAAATACGGTGGTGGAAAGAAGTCGTCAGACAACCAGTACAACCCTGATATTCACTTTGGGGATGATTCCGAGGGCGAGGACGAGGTACCAGACGGGCCCTTGTTCCCGCCGAACCCTCGGGCAGCGCCAAATCCAGCCAAGAAACCaaccaagaagaaaaagcgcaAAGAACGTGAcccggatgatgaggatgaggacgactcggtggatgaggagaccTTGGAGGAGCGTCGCCGGGCGCGCTTGGAAAATAGTCGAGCTCGTCTTGCCAAGATCAAGAGTGATCTGTATGTGCACGCGAGTGACGAAGAcaccgatgaagaaggagacaAAGAGTTCTTCCTCCtagaggagaagagacgtAAAGAACAAGCCCAGCGTATCAGGCATGCACTACTTACCGGCATGACCGAGGACGGAGACGGTCCAACCAATAAGAAAGGTCAACGCAAGCGCCAAACCAATCTCACCCGGACAGGTGAAGCCAAGAGCAAGCGGCAACGACGCGGGAAGCAGACTGATGaagtggacgaagatgatgatgtcgtgATGGGGAACATGGATGCCCCATCGCCTATGTCGGAAAAAGAGGGCACGCCATCTGAGGAGGCGGACGATGGCTTCAATTTCGATGACGATTTGGTATTCAGTCGGGATCGAGAGAAGCTGTTGGGTTCTGCTGGGACCGAAGACCAGGACTCGAGCAAGCCTGATGAAGCAATGGCgcaggacgaagacgatgatgacgcaCCGGTTGTAGCAACAAATCGCAGACGCATGCGCGCGGGCTTCGTGGTGGATAGTGACTCGGAGTAG